One Dreissena polymorpha isolate Duluth1 chromosome 9, UMN_Dpol_1.0, whole genome shotgun sequence genomic window carries:
- the LOC127844836 gene encoding L-fucose kinase-like — MNILFQDVVRNWYARNPQIVETEDSLVQLANQCSEFIKKGDLESVGQCMDEYWVLKKTMAPGCEPEFVARLMTSMRPYALGMCMAGAGVGDSCMCWPVTMRHRRTSRTLYCKTKHSGGGKK, encoded by the exons ATGAACATTTTATTTCAGGATGTTGTACGTAACTGGTACGCCAGGAATCCTCAGATAGTGGAGACAGAAGACAGCCTTGTGCAGCTGGCTAATCAGTGTTCAGAATTCATCAAAAAAG GTGACCTTGAGTCTGTTGGTCAGTGTATGGATGAGTATTGGGTGCTCAAGAAGACGATGGCACCCGGGTGTGAGCCCGAGTTTGTCGCCCGCCTGATGACCTCCATGCGACCTTACGCCCTGGGCATGTGCATGGCAGGCGCAGGGGTGGGGGATTCATGTATGTGCTGGCCAGTGACCATGAGGCACAGAAGAACATCAAGAACAT tgtattgcaaaacaaaacattcaGGAGGTGGAAAAAAATAG